One genomic segment of Methanothermococcus okinawensis IH1 includes these proteins:
- the mtrC gene encoding tetrahydromethanopterin S-methyltransferase subunit MtrC, which translates to MSHGGGGHAAELYPENQVLIAGVVLSIIGMYISQYVPQISMLIGGLLAVAATVAGANVTRKVAAYGLGTGVPSIGMVSLGMGTISAIAGVLLPKAFGIPNVTIPIVAAVVAVILGLIVGKLTVKPIGMKIPIMVQSMTKLSLMGTLSILGFCSAYAGGFSPDIIIPGAIKNGIIALAFIAPGMAILHPFNACLGPNESHKRTFINAIACGLLTWFIFSMAKLDAISIVVSLILFAIAYYKFVKQSLNDACCVLYTPELPKKEE; encoded by the coding sequence ATGAGTCATGGTGGTGGAGGTCACGCCGCTGAACTTTATCCTGAAAATCAGGTTTTAATAGCAGGTGTTGTTCTCTCAATTATTGGTATGTATATTTCACAATATGTGCCTCAAATATCTATGTTAATTGGAGGATTATTGGCAGTAGCAGCTACCGTAGCAGGAGCAAATGTTACAAGGAAGGTAGCAGCATACGGATTAGGGACTGGTGTCCCATCCATAGGTATGGTTAGTTTAGGTATGGGTACTATCTCCGCAATTGCAGGGGTATTATTACCAAAAGCATTTGGAATCCCTAATGTTACTATACCAATAGTAGCAGCAGTTGTGGCTGTTATATTAGGTTTAATCGTTGGTAAATTAACAGTAAAACCAATAGGTATGAAGATTCCAATTATGGTTCAATCCATGACAAAACTTTCACTTATGGGAACACTCTCAATACTTGGTTTCTGTTCAGCATATGCTGGTGGATTTTCCCCAGACATAATTATACCAGGAGCAATAAAAAACGGAATTATAGCCTTGGCATTTATAGCACCAGGTATGGCTATATTACATCCATTTAACGCTTGTTTAGGTCCAAACGAAAGTCATAAAAGAACATTTATTAATGCAATAGCCTGTGGATTATTAACCTGGTTTATATTTTCAATGGCAAAATTAGATGCAATATCTATTGTGGTATCATTAATATTGTTTGCAATAGCATACTACAAATTCGTAAAACAATCACTTAACGATGCATGTTGTGTATTATACACCCCAGAATTACCTAAAAAAGAGGAATAA
- the mtrD gene encoding tetrahydromethanopterin S-methyltransferase subunit D, with translation MDAVSLIIPIAEITVAGAIINASVHFVPVGGAPAAMATSTGVGTGTTQLAAGAGFTGLMAAAVMAAQSGISLSNPVHLTLILLSGAVGSMIMLGLTMLIGQLIYVYGVGVVPAADKCDKDPITGDYQKSYITPGTTGHGIPTVCFISGLIGAALGGIGGGLAYVAFKLLGFSSEVAGIIAVGFFFMNAVLASYNIGGTIEGFHDPKFKKIPNGIIASTVGSVIAGIVIAGMSLGI, from the coding sequence ATGGATGCTGTAAGCTTGATAATACCCATTGCAGAGATTACAGTTGCAGGTGCTATAATTAATGCAAGTGTGCATTTTGTTCCAGTAGGAGGAGCTCCTGCGGCAATGGCTACATCAACTGGGGTAGGAACAGGAACTACTCAGTTGGCAGCAGGTGCTGGATTTACTGGTTTAATGGCTGCTGCGGTAATGGCCGCTCAAAGTGGTATTTCACTTTCAAATCCTGTGCATTTAACCTTGATATTGTTATCAGGAGCAGTAGGCTCTATGATAATGCTTGGATTAACAATGTTAATTGGTCAATTGATTTATGTCTATGGTGTAGGTGTTGTTCCAGCTGCTGATAAATGTGATAAAGACCCAATTACCGGAGATTATCAAAAATCATATATAACTCCTGGAACTACTGGGCATGGAATACCAACTGTATGTTTTATTAGTGGTTTAATTGGAGCAGCATTAGGTGGTATCGGTGGAGGATTGGCTTATGTTGCATTTAAATTGTTAGGGTTTAGTTCAGAGGTTGCAGGTATTATTGCTGTTGGATTTTTCTTCATGAATGCAGTTCTTGCATCATACAACATAGGAGGAACAATAGAAGGATTCCACGACCCAAAATTCAAAAAAATACCAAATGGAATTATAGCTTCAACAGTAGGTTCAGTAATAGCTGGTATTGTTATAGCAGGAATGTCTCTTGGAATTTAA